One genomic segment of Desulforamulus reducens MI-1 includes these proteins:
- a CDS encoding peptidoglycan D,D-transpeptidase FtsI family protein has product MIQNIKKLGYFLLFTFVTLILYLTYLVMVEGDTLATHPQNRRIAVKEAGIIRGTIYDRVGTKLAETKWLGQRGERVYLKEGKDTPFAHITGYVSDRYGSFGLEASYSKELLGLTEADVLENVLDKILNRTPQGNDLVLTLDAVLQRTALKALAGRRGAVVALNPRTGEILALASSPTFDANKIDQPGVWQQLNQDAENAPLLNRATQGAYPPGSVIKVVTGAGILSQNILQPQATVQCPGYAVIDGQRIKDNKAHGSVDFIKAIALSCNAYFALEGSKLGWGKFEEVFNQFGLNEKPEIGIPVRPGTIAQKDRRNQSQLAESAFGQGDTLLSPLHMALACSAVANRGIIMKPFLVKEIRKPDGSPVKITESTPWLTATTPQVAEQIAQGMTAAVNWGTASSASIRGIEVAGKTGTAEIQSATETAVLPHAWFIGYAPAKDPQIAVAVIVEKSGAGGRIAAPVAREVMAVALMRDER; this is encoded by the coding sequence ATGATACAGAACATTAAAAAGCTAGGGTATTTCTTATTATTTACCTTTGTAACCTTAATTTTATATTTAACCTACTTGGTTATGGTTGAAGGAGATACCCTAGCCACGCATCCCCAAAATCGGAGAATTGCAGTAAAAGAAGCGGGCATTATCCGCGGCACCATTTATGACAGAGTTGGCACAAAATTAGCCGAAACCAAGTGGCTGGGTCAACGGGGTGAAAGAGTTTATTTAAAAGAAGGAAAAGACACCCCCTTTGCTCATATTACAGGCTATGTGTCAGATCGCTATGGTTCCTTTGGGCTGGAAGCTTCCTATAGCAAAGAACTTCTTGGCTTGACTGAGGCAGATGTCCTAGAAAATGTCCTTGATAAGATATTAAACCGCACACCCCAGGGCAACGATTTAGTACTGACGCTGGATGCAGTCCTTCAAAGGACGGCACTAAAGGCTTTGGCAGGGCGTCGTGGTGCTGTGGTGGCTCTGAACCCTAGGACCGGTGAAATACTTGCTTTGGCCAGTTCACCAACCTTTGATGCAAATAAAATTGATCAGCCCGGAGTATGGCAGCAATTGAATCAAGATGCCGAAAATGCACCCTTACTGAACCGGGCCACCCAGGGGGCCTATCCGCCAGGATCTGTGATCAAAGTTGTCACAGGTGCAGGAATTCTTTCACAAAATATCCTGCAACCCCAGGCAACCGTTCAGTGTCCAGGATATGCAGTTATAGACGGTCAAAGAATCAAGGATAATAAAGCCCATGGTAGTGTTGATTTTATTAAAGCCATTGCTCTGTCATGTAATGCCTATTTTGCTCTGGAAGGATCAAAGCTAGGTTGGGGAAAATTCGAGGAAGTGTTTAATCAGTTTGGCCTCAATGAAAAGCCGGAAATTGGCATACCTGTACGACCAGGAACCATCGCCCAAAAAGATCGAAGAAACCAGAGTCAACTGGCAGAGTCTGCCTTTGGACAGGGCGATACCTTGCTAAGTCCTTTGCATATGGCCTTGGCTTGTTCCGCTGTTGCTAACCGAGGAATTATTATGAAACCTTTTCTGGTAAAAGAAATTCGCAAGCCAGATGGCAGCCCGGTGAAGATCACTGAGAGTACCCCCTGGCTCACTGCCACAACCCCCCAAGTGGCTGAACAGATTGCACAGGGCATGACCGCTGCTGTCAATTGGGGCACGGCATCCTCGGCCTCCATAAGGGGCATAGAAGTGGCAGGAAAAACAGGTACCGCAGAAATCCAAAGTGCAACAGAAACCGCTGTATTACCCCATGCATGGTTTATTGGGTATGCACCGGCAAAGGATCCCCAAATAGCAGTGGCTGTCATTGTAGAAAAATCCGGGGCAGGTGGCAGGATTGCAGCCCCGGTAGCCAGAGAGGTTATGGCTGTTGCTCTTATGAGGGATGAACGATGA
- the rsmB gene encoding 16S rRNA (cytosine(967)-C(5))-methyltransferase RsmB — MKNVSARELALLVSKAVEDEGAYANLALNKLLEQYQPGKLDRAFATEIVYGVLRNLNTIDWVLAHFLKQPLASQTVWIRNILRMGTYQIMFMPRVPDSAACNESVNLAKKYGHQGAPKFVNGVLRNVARQQHSLEFPDSKEAPVDHIALKYSHPTWLVERWLMQYGFEQTIALCQANNRPAPNTVRTNTLKISREDLMARLKAEGVEARETKFVPEGLNLSGFLSYRTLKSFQGGFFQVQDESSMLVAHVLNPSSGAKVLDVASAPGGKTTHLAQLMGDSGQIIAFDIYSHKLDLIMDNCRRLGIQSIQAEVADARDLHKKYQGWADYVLVDAPCSGLGVLRRRPDSRWRKDPSQLPGIVRLQKEILQSAAQCLRPGGVLVYSTCTITKEENIGVVEEFLKNHPEFIMGDLRQLLPPGLDEEKSAEKGYIQLLPHVHGMDGFFIARLRKKGFD, encoded by the coding sequence TTGAAAAATGTAAGCGCCAGAGAACTTGCACTTCTGGTTAGTAAAGCTGTTGAAGATGAGGGAGCTTATGCTAACCTTGCTTTAAACAAATTGCTTGAACAATATCAGCCCGGCAAATTAGACCGGGCTTTTGCCACAGAAATTGTTTATGGAGTATTAAGGAATCTGAATACCATTGATTGGGTGTTGGCCCATTTTCTAAAACAACCACTGGCATCGCAAACAGTTTGGATACGGAATATATTAAGAATGGGTACTTATCAAATCATGTTTATGCCTAGAGTGCCTGATTCAGCTGCATGCAATGAATCAGTCAACTTGGCGAAAAAATATGGTCATCAGGGTGCACCAAAATTTGTTAACGGTGTATTGCGAAATGTAGCAAGGCAGCAACATAGTCTAGAATTTCCGGACTCCAAGGAGGCCCCGGTGGATCATATAGCCCTAAAATATTCTCATCCCACCTGGTTGGTGGAGAGGTGGTTAATGCAATATGGTTTTGAGCAAACTATTGCTCTATGTCAAGCCAATAACCGCCCGGCACCGAACACAGTACGAACCAACACCTTAAAAATCTCTAGAGAAGACCTTATGGCTAGGCTAAAAGCTGAAGGTGTTGAAGCGAGGGAAACAAAGTTTGTACCCGAAGGCTTAAATTTAAGCGGCTTTTTGTCCTATCGTACTCTGAAATCCTTTCAAGGGGGATTTTTCCAGGTGCAGGATGAGAGTTCCATGTTGGTAGCCCACGTTTTAAATCCTTCGTCCGGCGCAAAGGTATTGGATGTAGCTTCTGCTCCGGGTGGCAAAACAACCCACCTGGCACAACTGATGGGTGACTCCGGGCAAATTATTGCCTTTGATATATACAGTCATAAATTGGATTTAATTATGGATAATTGCAGACGCCTGGGTATTCAATCCATTCAGGCTGAGGTTGCGGATGCCAGAGATCTTCACAAAAAATACCAGGGTTGGGCCGACTATGTTCTGGTGGATGCCCCCTGTTCAGGATTGGGTGTGTTAAGAAGAAGACCGGATTCGCGTTGGCGCAAAGACCCCAGCCAACTTCCCGGCATTGTTCGGCTACAAAAGGAAATATTACAATCTGCTGCCCAATGCCTTCGCCCAGGAGGGGTCCTCGTCTATAGCACCTGTACCATAACCAAGGAAGAGAATATCGGTGTCGTGGAAGAATTCCTTAAAAACCACCCTGAATTCATTATGGGTGACCTAAGGCAGTTACTTCCCCCAGGCTTGGATGAGGAAAAGTCTGCTGAAAAAGGCTATATTCAACTGCTGCCCCATGTGCATGGCATGGATGGCTTTTTTATAGCTCGCCTGAGGAAAAAAGGATTTGATTAA
- the def gene encoding peptide deformylase: MAIYKIVEIGDEILREKAKPVKEVTPNIHKLLDNMADTMYEANGVGLAAPQIGVSKRVIVVDIGEGLIELINPEIVEVSGHTVTDTEGCLSVPNMIGEVSRADKLVVKGLNRKGEEVLYRAKDFLARAFQHEIDHLEGIIFVDKASNLRKVE; the protein is encoded by the coding sequence ATGGCAATATATAAAATTGTGGAAATCGGTGATGAAATCCTACGTGAGAAAGCAAAACCAGTAAAAGAGGTTACTCCAAACATTCATAAATTACTGGATAATATGGCAGATACCATGTATGAGGCCAATGGGGTTGGCTTAGCTGCACCTCAAATTGGTGTTTCCAAACGGGTTATTGTTGTGGACATTGGTGAAGGTCTGATAGAATTGATAAATCCTGAAATAGTAGAGGTGTCAGGACATACCGTGACAGACACCGAGGGTTGTCTTTCTGTTCCTAATATGATTGGAGAAGTATCCAGAGCGGATAAGCTTGTAGTAAAAGGACTAAACCGTAAGGGTGAAGAAGTTTTGTATCGTGCCAAGGATTTTTTGGCCCGGGCATTTCAGCATGAAATTGATCACCTAGAAGGAATTATCTTTGTGGATAAAGCCAGTAATCTCCGAAAAGTTGAATAG
- the fmt gene encoding methionyl-tRNA formyltransferase, which produces MRIVFMGTPDFAATSLKALIDAGQQVVAVVTQPDKPKGRGRQVQPPPVKVLANEYKIPVLQPTSIKINEFQQTIEELKPECIVVVAYGKILPTEILELPPKGCINVHASLLPYYRGSAPIHWAIINGEEETGVTTMFMDKGMDTGDMILKSSVSIGPSDTVGAIHDKLASDGAKLLIETIHLLEEDCAPRIPQNHKLATYAPMLRKEHELIHWDLSAKDIHNHVRGMNPWPGTYTIWDNKILKIWQTTIPAHQNIDADPGTVLEVSPSGILVQTAGGQILIKELQLQGSRRMEVTEFLRGKQMSPGTVLGFEGGRGN; this is translated from the coding sequence ATGCGTATTGTTTTTATGGGAACTCCGGATTTTGCTGCAACATCCTTAAAAGCTTTAATTGATGCTGGCCAACAGGTGGTTGCAGTGGTAACTCAACCGGATAAGCCTAAGGGCCGGGGAAGGCAAGTGCAACCGCCGCCGGTTAAGGTTTTGGCCAATGAGTATAAAATACCTGTTTTACAGCCAACAAGCATTAAGATTAATGAGTTTCAACAAACCATAGAAGAGCTAAAACCGGAATGTATTGTTGTGGTGGCTTATGGAAAAATCTTACCCACGGAAATACTGGAGTTGCCCCCGAAGGGTTGTATTAATGTTCATGCATCCTTATTACCCTATTATAGAGGATCAGCTCCCATACACTGGGCCATCATAAACGGAGAAGAAGAAACAGGTGTAACGACAATGTTTATGGATAAGGGAATGGATACTGGGGACATGATACTAAAAAGTTCCGTTTCCATCGGCCCCAGTGACACTGTGGGGGCTATTCATGATAAATTAGCCTCCGACGGGGCAAAATTGCTAATTGAAACCATCCATCTACTGGAAGAGGATTGTGCACCTCGAATACCCCAAAATCATAAGCTAGCTACCTATGCTCCGATGTTAAGAAAAGAACATGAGCTTATTCATTGGGATTTATCAGCGAAGGATATTCACAATCATGTGAGGGGCATGAATCCTTGGCCAGGTACCTATACAATTTGGGATAATAAAATTCTAAAAATATGGCAGACAACTATCCCAGCGCATCAGAATATTGATGCTGATCCTGGTACTGTTTTAGAAGTTAGTCCTTCTGGTATATTAGTACAAACTGCTGGGGGGCAAATCTTAATCAAGGAATTACAACTTCAAGGTAGTAGACGAATGGAGGTCACTGAATTTCTTCGGGGCAAGCAAATGTCTCCTGGTACTGTTTTAGGATTTGAAGGGGGGAGAGGCAACTGA
- a CDS encoding Stp1/IreP family PP2C-type Ser/Thr phosphatase, producing MKWSQISDVGRVRPGNEDSMCACPDIGLFAVADGMGGHKAGEIASRTVIEYLVENLRNSNVEKEDIATNLLRILDEANLRIHRLSNEIEEYRGMGTTVTAGIFVDNKLIIAHVGDSRAYLIRHDDIIQITNDHSLVGEMLRCGGITEEQAINHPQKNVLTRAMGTAPMVRLDLHTVDLKVGDKILFCTDGLINHLRPEEIKHVIKGQPDLDKCLEELMDLTLERGGTDNSTIVLVEVE from the coding sequence ATGAAATGGAGTCAAATAAGTGATGTCGGTCGGGTTAGGCCCGGCAATGAAGACAGTATGTGCGCTTGCCCAGATATCGGTCTATTTGCTGTGGCTGATGGCATGGGAGGACATAAGGCCGGTGAGATTGCCAGCAGAACAGTCATAGAATACCTAGTAGAAAATTTAAGAAACTCAAATGTAGAGAAAGAGGATATTGCTACGAATTTACTTCGGATTCTGGATGAAGCAAATCTGCGTATCCACCGACTTTCCAACGAAATTGAAGAATACCGGGGCATGGGAACAACAGTTACCGCAGGCATTTTTGTAGATAATAAACTGATCATTGCCCATGTTGGTGACTCCCGAGCCTACTTAATACGTCATGACGATATTATTCAAATTACAAATGATCATTCCCTGGTGGGGGAGATGCTGCGCTGTGGCGGTATCACAGAAGAACAGGCAATTAATCATCCCCAAAAAAACGTATTAACAAGAGCCATGGGCACTGCGCCAATGGTACGCTTGGATTTGCATACTGTAGACTTAAAGGTTGGAGATAAAATATTATTTTGTACGGATGGCTTAATTAACCACCTACGACCTGAGGAAATTAAACATGTTATTAAGGGGCAACCCGACCTTGACAAATGTCTAGAAGAGTTAATGGATTTAACATTAGAACGCGGCGGGACTGATAATAGCACCATAGTGCTGGTTGAAGTAGAGTAA
- a CDS encoding FhaA domain-containing protein — translation MRFFSALESSLEKYIEGFFKEKFSSDALVQPTDIAKKLARAMRDKRRISVTNVYVPNEYDIILHTSDYSYIQPMVPLLTKELVDFLVENATEKKFTLVSVPILRFLENEDLKPGDIIIESKFGVNESGESVAQIPLIKETDELEKEKEETRAFEPLSDTAPLRISKIPYSASLLVEEGNDMGKEFPLGDYRSSIGRRDTCDIVLNDSSISRRHAQIEKKNNRFCLSDLNSTNGTYVNGIPIDRTELTTGDVITLGNTVLVFKEL, via the coding sequence ATGCGTTTCTTTTCCGCTTTGGAAAGTAGTTTAGAAAAGTACATAGAAGGGTTTTTTAAAGAAAAGTTTAGTTCCGATGCCCTCGTACAGCCTACGGATATTGCAAAAAAACTTGCCCGGGCCATGAGGGACAAACGAAGGATTAGTGTAACCAATGTCTATGTGCCAAATGAATATGACATTATTTTGCATACTTCTGATTATTCCTATATCCAACCGATGGTCCCGCTGCTCACAAAGGAATTGGTGGACTTTCTCGTTGAAAATGCTACAGAGAAAAAATTTACTTTGGTTTCGGTACCCATCCTTCGTTTCTTAGAAAATGAAGATCTTAAGCCCGGTGATATTATTATTGAAAGCAAGTTCGGTGTTAATGAATCCGGTGAGAGCGTAGCACAGATACCTTTAATAAAAGAAACCGATGAGTTGGAAAAAGAGAAAGAGGAAACCCGAGCCTTTGAGCCTTTATCAGATACTGCACCACTTCGTATATCAAAAATACCTTATTCTGCAAGCTTGCTAGTAGAAGAAGGCAATGATATGGGAAAGGAATTCCCTTTAGGTGACTATCGTTCCAGTATTGGCCGACGGGATACCTGCGATATTGTGTTAAATGATAGCAGTATATCAAGAAGACACGCACAAATTGAAAAGAAAAATAATCGATTTTGTTTATCAGACTTAAATAGTACCAATGGGACTTATGTTAACGGTATACCCATTGATAGGACGGAATTAACAACCGGAGACGTTATCACCTTGGGTAATACAGTCCTGGTTTTTAAGGAGTTATAA
- a CDS encoding DUF116 domain-containing protein has protein sequence MITPSHAQEPHVRKRLFLGLLAASLVVVGLMIFTIWYLVYHPTTLFHQVILIALVVAVIIAIILVAFGVGGIVLTIWLAQTLKPLQPLMRVAMSTLFPFAVGLGRIFKIDNDTIKNSFIEVNNELVRTNQQKLRPDQVLLLAPHCIQENTCPHKVTNDINNCRRCGKCKVADLLNLRDQYGIRVGVATGGTLARKYVKEYRPKAIVAIACERDLASGIQDCSPIPVLGVLNDRPFGPCFNTSVSIHGVVRAIEFFLIDRKGEGVNN, from the coding sequence CTGATTACGCCAAGTCATGCGCAGGAACCCCATGTGCGAAAAAGGTTATTCTTAGGTCTTTTAGCAGCAAGTTTAGTTGTTGTTGGTCTGATGATCTTTACCATATGGTATCTTGTTTACCACCCAACTACATTATTTCATCAAGTAATATTAATTGCACTGGTGGTAGCGGTTATTATTGCTATTATATTGGTGGCCTTTGGTGTGGGAGGAATTGTCTTAACTATATGGTTGGCTCAAACATTAAAACCCTTACAACCTCTAATGCGGGTGGCCATGTCTACTTTATTTCCCTTTGCCGTTGGCCTGGGTAGAATTTTTAAAATAGATAATGACACAATCAAGAATTCCTTTATTGAGGTCAATAACGAACTTGTTCGAACCAATCAACAAAAATTGCGCCCTGATCAAGTTTTATTATTAGCACCCCACTGTATTCAGGAAAATACTTGTCCCCATAAAGTAACCAATGATATAAATAATTGTCGACGATGTGGAAAGTGTAAAGTGGCAGACTTATTGAACCTCCGGGACCAATATGGAATTCGAGTGGGTGTTGCCACTGGTGGTACTCTGGCTCGTAAATATGTTAAGGAATACCGACCTAAAGCCATCGTAGCCATAGCCTGTGAAAGAGATTTGGCCAGTGGCATCCAGGATTGCAGTCCGATCCCGGTTTTAGGAGTGCTAAATGATCGTCCCTTTGGCCCGTGCTTTAATACATCTGTATCGATACATGGGGTAGTAAGGGCTATCGAATTTTTTCTGATTGACCGGAAAGGGGAAGGGGTAAACAATTGA
- the rlmN gene encoding 23S rRNA (adenine(2503)-C(2))-methyltransferase RlmN, with protein sequence MCRNNNNKLNLRDLNQSEIQHFIKDLGEKPFRADQICRWVFAQGVSSFDEMTNLSKGLRAKLNELTTLSQATILTSQVSAKGDTIKFLFGLPDGHAVESVLMKHTYGNSVCVSTQVGCRMGCLFCASTINGLVRNLSPGEIYDQVLGIQRETGERVSHIVIMGAGEPLDNFDNVLKFLENIHAEYGLNIGYRHITLSTCGLVPRMQELALRKLPITLAVSLHAPNDDLRDKLVPINRRYKIHQLIEACSNYIEITGRRITFEYALLSGINDSDEHVRQLAALLKNLLCHINLIPVNPVEEKEFIRTPPEKVERFRQYLEKVGLNVTVRRELGGDIDAACGQLRRRYESKN encoded by the coding sequence ATGTGTAGAAATAACAACAATAAATTAAATTTAAGGGATTTAAATCAATCTGAAATACAACATTTTATAAAAGACTTGGGTGAAAAACCCTTTCGTGCTGACCAGATTTGCCGGTGGGTCTTTGCCCAGGGGGTCTCTTCCTTTGATGAGATGACCAATCTTTCCAAGGGGTTACGAGCAAAATTAAATGAACTGACAACCCTGAGCCAGGCTACGATTCTGACAAGCCAGGTGTCCGCCAAGGGAGATACCATTAAATTTTTGTTTGGTCTGCCGGATGGCCACGCTGTGGAAAGTGTTCTAATGAAACATACCTATGGCAATTCTGTATGTGTTTCTACACAGGTTGGTTGCCGCATGGGATGCTTATTTTGCGCCTCGACCATCAATGGGCTGGTAAGGAATCTTAGTCCCGGGGAAATTTACGACCAGGTGCTGGGCATACAAAGGGAAACCGGCGAAAGAGTCAGTCATATCGTGATTATGGGGGCTGGAGAACCCCTTGACAATTTTGATAACGTACTAAAATTCTTAGAAAATATCCATGCTGAGTATGGGCTAAATATCGGGTATCGTCATATTACTCTTTCAACCTGTGGACTTGTGCCAAGGATGCAGGAGTTGGCCTTAAGAAAGCTGCCTATTACCCTGGCAGTATCTCTACATGCTCCCAATGATGATTTAAGGGACAAATTAGTGCCAATAAACAGGAGATATAAAATACATCAATTAATAGAAGCCTGTAGTAATTACATAGAAATCACAGGCCGTCGGATAACCTTTGAGTATGCGTTATTGTCCGGCATCAATGACAGTGATGAGCATGTCCGTCAGCTGGCTGCTTTATTAAAGAACCTACTTTGCCATATAAATCTAATCCCCGTAAATCCCGTGGAAGAGAAGGAATTTATCCGGACGCCACCTGAAAAGGTTGAACGATTTCGTCAATATCTAGAGAAGGTTGGTTTAAATGTTACCGTTCGCAGGGAATTAGGCGGAGATATCGATGCAGCCTGTGGCCAACTTAGACGCAGATATGAAAGCAAAAATTAA
- a CDS encoding FHA domain-containing protein, whose protein sequence is MLALVITLLRGLFLILLYLFIFRLTVSMIEQLRNSDLPNHSLYPAGNGNGSSPKPVVTGGDGAVLQVVTSREAHIKSGEIFQLGDITKLGRGRGNHIILDGHYASQEHACILYKQGQYWIEDLGSLNHTYLNNVPIKKQTVLANGDQIQIGDVIFHFVRWAYEMESNK, encoded by the coding sequence GTGCTGGCTCTTGTTATAACACTTCTACGTGGTCTCTTTTTAATTTTACTTTATTTATTTATTTTCAGGTTAACTGTGAGTATGATTGAGCAGCTCAGGAACAGTGACCTGCCAAATCATTCTCTTTACCCTGCAGGAAATGGGAATGGAAGTTCACCCAAACCTGTGGTAACTGGGGGCGACGGGGCTGTACTCCAAGTGGTAACATCCAGGGAAGCACATATTAAGTCAGGGGAGATCTTTCAACTGGGTGATATTACAAAGCTTGGTCGTGGTCGGGGAAATCATATTATTTTGGATGGTCATTACGCCTCCCAGGAGCATGCCTGTATTTTATATAAACAAGGACAATACTGGATTGAGGATTTAGGAAGCTTAAATCATACTTATTTGAATAATGTACCCATAAAAAAGCAAACGGTTCTGGCCAATGGAGATCAGATACAAATTGGTGACGTTATTTTTCATTTTGTGAGGTGGGCGTATGAAATGGAGTCAAATAAGTGA
- a CDS encoding FtsW/RodA/SpoVE family cell cycle protein, whose protein sequence is MLAHLRKEERSLLQYITAFLAVGIMILYLGKPELTQIYELSLSSGTKLPFWWFVVFLSVGTMAGFYLVSIYWKLLGFRCDPFLMPLTAALTSLGLIFLFRLRPQYAERQFAWLLIGLLVLVIVTTVLRKMDRLADYKYIYVAVGVILLIIPIFFGQEQYGARSWLNLGIFQIQPSEFVKILLVLFLASFLAENQRILTTGNNQLFGISIPGIREIGPLVGMWGISLLILVFQRDLGTALIYFCTFLAMIYAATARLFYVLLGLLMFLIGGTFAYHIFSHVQARVDIWLNPWIYMEGSGYQIIQSLFALGSGGLFGSGLGEGLPNLIPAVHTDFIFSAIVEELGLLGGCAVLVLYMCFIFRGLMIALACKDDFFALVTAGLTVLMGFQTFIIIAGVIKLLPMTGVTLPFISYGGSSLIANFVILGIILNISHEVNGGNDTEH, encoded by the coding sequence TTGTTGGCTCATCTTCGTAAAGAAGAACGCAGCTTACTACAATATATTACTGCATTCCTGGCTGTGGGAATAATGATCCTATATCTTGGCAAGCCGGAGCTTACACAGATCTACGAGCTATCTCTAAGCAGCGGAACCAAGCTGCCCTTTTGGTGGTTTGTGGTATTTTTAAGCGTTGGCACCATGGCTGGATTTTACTTGGTCAGTATCTACTGGAAACTGTTGGGTTTTCGTTGCGACCCATTTCTCATGCCTTTAACGGCCGCCCTTACTTCCTTAGGGTTAATATTTTTATTTAGGCTACGTCCGCAATATGCAGAGCGGCAATTTGCCTGGTTGCTGATAGGTTTATTAGTTTTGGTTATAGTCACCACCGTACTGAGGAAAATGGATCGCTTGGCTGACTATAAGTACATTTATGTTGCTGTGGGTGTGATACTGTTAATTATTCCGATATTTTTCGGGCAAGAACAGTATGGCGCACGGAGTTGGTTAAATCTGGGGATCTTTCAAATTCAACCTTCAGAATTTGTTAAGATATTATTAGTTCTTTTCCTGGCAAGTTTTCTTGCAGAAAACCAAAGAATTCTTACCACTGGTAACAACCAATTATTTGGTATAAGCATACCGGGGATACGAGAAATTGGCCCTTTAGTGGGAATGTGGGGGATTTCCCTGCTGATCTTAGTGTTTCAAAGGGATCTAGGTACGGCATTAATCTATTTTTGTACCTTTCTAGCCATGATCTATGCCGCTACGGCCAGATTATTTTATGTGTTACTGGGATTGCTGATGTTTTTAATTGGGGGAACCTTTGCTTACCATATATTTAGCCATGTACAAGCCCGAGTTGATATTTGGCTAAATCCTTGGATATATATGGAGGGCAGTGGTTATCAAATAATTCAATCCTTGTTTGCTCTGGGGTCCGGAGGTCTCTTTGGCAGTGGGCTAGGGGAAGGATTACCCAACCTAATTCCGGCGGTTCATACTGACTTTATTTTTTCTGCCATTGTGGAAGAATTGGGTCTTCTGGGTGGCTGTGCTGTTCTGGTTTTGTATATGTGTTTTATATTTAGAGGTTTAATGATTGCCTTAGCGTGTAAAGATGATTTTTTCGCCTTAGTAACTGCTGGTCTTACAGTATTAATGGGGTTTCAGACCTTTATTATTATTGCGGGTGTTATCAAGCTATTACCAATGACTGGTGTAACATTACCCTTTATTAGTTACGGAGGCAGCTCATTAATTGCAAATTTTGTTATATTGGGTATAATTTTAAACATCTCCCATGAGGTAAATGGAGGAAATGATACAGAACATTAA